Proteins encoded within one genomic window of Paramisgurnus dabryanus chromosome 11, PD_genome_1.1, whole genome shotgun sequence:
- the angptl7 gene encoding angiopoietin-related protein 7: MQGITMATISLALLMLVLSHAFAQMSPKRNLAAPKSPKQSQCCDEVRSLKVQVANLSSMLEELNKKQESELMKVVRQMMELEKQNQQQESRVTEAESKYSEMYNQIEIMQLQAAQSGPQQSTSDANYDCASLYNKNYKISGEYKLPKDDFLGTPELNVFCDMENNGGGWTVIQRRKIGLTSFDRDWKQYKTGFGTIRGDFWLGNEHIFRLTRQPTVLRIDMEDWEGKARYAEYNFFTLSNEMNSYRLFIANYSGNAGDSLRYHNNTNFSTKNKDNDKCVDNCAQLRKGGYWYNCCTDSNLNGVFYRYGSHTTNSDGITWYGWHGPNYSLKRVEMKIRPQNFRP, translated from the exons ATGCAAGGCATAACTATGGCTACTATTTCACTAGCACTTTTGATGCTGGTGCTCAGCCATGCATTTGCTCAGATGAGCCCAAAGAGGAACTTGGCGGCGCCCAAGTCGCCAAAACAATCGCAATGCTGCGACGAGGTCCGTTCCTTGAAAGTCCAGGTGGCCAATCTGAGCAGCATGCTGGAGGAACTGAACAAGAAGCAAGAGTCGGAACTGATGAAGGTTGTGCGGCAGATGATGGAGTTGGAAAAGCAGAACCAGCAGCAGGAATCTCGTGTCACAGAGGCCGAGAGCAAGTACTCCGAAATGTATAATCAGATCGAAATCATGCAACTGCAGGCTGCACAGTCGGGCCCACAGCAGAGCACCTCAG ACGCAAACTACGATTGTGCATCCCTGTAcaacaaaaactacaaaatcTCTGGAGAGTACAAACTACCAAAAGATGACTTTCTGGGAACGCCCGAATTAAAC GTCTTTTGTGACATGGAAAACAATGGCGGTGGCTGGACGGTCATTCAGAGACGCAAGATTGGCCTGACGAGCTTCGACCGTGACTGGAAGCAGTACAAGACCGGTTTCGGTACAATCCGCGGTGACTTTTGGCTGGGCAATGAACACATCTTCCGGCTGACCAGACAGCCAACAGTGCTAAGAATAGATATGGAG GATTGGGAGGGTAAGGCGCGCTATGctgaatacaatttttttacactGAGCAACGAAATGAACAGCTACAGGCTCTTCATCGCTAACTACAGTGGGAATGCTGGCGACTCCCTGCGCTACCACAACAACACCAACTTTAGCACTAAGAACAAAGACAACGACAAGTGTGTGGACAACTGCGCCCAACTTCGCAAAG GTGGATATTGGTACAACTGCTGCACTGACTCTAATCTGAATGGCGTGTTTTACCGTTATGGGTCACATACCACAAACTCAGATGGCATCACTTGGTATGGATGGCATGGACCGAACTACTCACTAAAACGGGTGGAGATGAAGATCCGCCCTCAGAATTTCAGACCTTAA